From the genome of Desulfobaculum xiamenense, one region includes:
- the miaB gene encoding tRNA (N6-isopentenyl adenosine(37)-C2)-methylthiotransferase MiaB has translation MNNEKTFHVMTFGCQMNVHDSEWLARALSVRGWTEVSEEDARVYVVNTCSVREKPEQKVYSLLGRLKSYMDAHPERFVVVGGCVAQQIGRDFLARYPYVRFVFGTDQIGRAPETIDRLAEEEGKRMALLDFEDGYPAQDVVIPEAGPVSHIAGQAFVNIMKGCDNFCAYCIVPYVRGRQRSRSADDVVNECRALVERGVREITLLGQNVNSFGLDKQGDGTSFAELLERVATIDGLSRLRFTTSHPKDIAPEVIAAFGRFETLCPSLHLPMQAGSDSVLRAMGRGYDMQRYMGLVEALRAVRPDIALTTDLIVGFPGETDEDFRQTLQAVERVGFESSFSFMYSDRPGTRAEKMAFKIDRQVKGERLMELQALQERLTADALAACVGREAEVLVESHSKVQASDDVVSWRGRDRHGRVVNFPWPSEGGDLTGKLVRVGIETAKKHSLWGKAVGNPW, from the coding sequence ATGAACAACGAGAAGACATTCCATGTGATGACCTTTGGCTGCCAGATGAACGTCCACGATTCCGAGTGGCTTGCCCGCGCGTTGTCCGTTCGCGGGTGGACCGAGGTGTCGGAGGAGGACGCGCGGGTGTACGTGGTGAACACGTGCAGCGTGCGCGAGAAGCCGGAGCAGAAGGTCTACAGCCTGCTTGGACGTCTGAAGTCGTACATGGATGCCCATCCCGAGCGCTTCGTTGTTGTGGGCGGCTGCGTGGCCCAGCAGATCGGTAGGGACTTCCTTGCCCGCTATCCCTATGTGCGGTTTGTTTTCGGCACGGACCAGATTGGCCGCGCTCCCGAGACGATCGACAGGCTGGCCGAGGAGGAGGGGAAGCGCATGGCGCTTCTCGACTTCGAGGACGGCTATCCGGCGCAGGATGTGGTCATTCCCGAGGCCGGACCCGTGTCGCACATTGCTGGACAGGCCTTCGTGAACATCATGAAGGGCTGCGACAATTTTTGCGCCTACTGTATCGTTCCGTACGTGCGTGGGCGGCAGCGTTCGCGCAGCGCAGACGACGTGGTGAACGAATGCCGGGCGTTGGTCGAGCGCGGCGTGCGCGAAATCACGCTTCTTGGTCAGAACGTCAATAGTTTCGGGCTGGACAAGCAGGGGGACGGCACGAGCTTCGCGGAACTCCTCGAACGCGTGGCGACCATTGATGGTCTGTCGCGGCTGCGGTTTACGACCTCGCACCCCAAGGACATCGCTCCCGAGGTTATCGCGGCGTTCGGGCGTTTTGAGACACTTTGTCCCTCGCTGCATTTGCCCATGCAGGCAGGTTCGGATAGTGTGTTAAGAGCCATGGGCCGCGGGTACGACATGCAGCGGTACATGGGGCTGGTGGAAGCGCTTCGGGCCGTGCGCCCGGACATTGCGCTGACCACTGATCTCATTGTCGGATTCCCCGGCGAGACAGACGAGGATTTCCGGCAGACGCTTCAGGCCGTGGAACGGGTGGGCTTCGAATCCAGCTTCTCGTTCATGTATTCGGACCGTCCCGGAACGCGCGCCGAAAAGATGGCCTTCAAGATCGACAGACAGGTGAAGGGGGAGCGCCTGATGGAGCTTCAGGCGCTTCAGGAGAGGCTGACCGCCGATGCGCTCGCCGCATGCGTGGGGCGCGAGGCGGAGGTCCTTGTGGAGTCGCACAGCAAGGTGCAGGCTTCCGACGATGTCGTGTCCTGGCGGGGGCGCGACCGTCATGGCAGGGTGGTGAACTTCCCCTGGCCGAGCGAGGGGGGCGACCTGACGGGCAAGCTCGTCCGGGTCGGGATCGAAACGGCCAAGAAACATTCCCTGTGGGGAAAGGCGGTGGGGAATCCATGGTAG
- a CDS encoding adenylyl-sulfate kinase, producing MSEVESGTQGWAIWVVGLPGSGKSNLARGVAEDLQSDGHDVVWLQMDARRKAYFPDPQYTDEEREAAYRMFAEEAAALTRQGHNVVMDGSAYRVSMRDYARSLIPRFAEVHVKCTLENAISRESRREQGLVMAGLYRKALERQQTGQEFPGLGQVIGVDVPFEENPRAEFLICNDDIPKQETRSRTMEFLRDWLRRLGEA from the coding sequence ATGAGCGAGGTTGAATCCGGCACGCAGGGTTGGGCCATCTGGGTTGTGGGGCTGCCGGGGTCCGGCAAGTCGAACCTCGCGCGCGGCGTGGCCGAGGACCTGCAATCCGACGGGCACGACGTGGTCTGGTTGCAGATGGATGCCCGGCGCAAGGCCTATTTCCCCGATCCGCAATACACAGACGAGGAACGCGAGGCCGCCTACCGCATGTTTGCCGAGGAAGCCGCAGCCCTCACCCGGCAGGGGCACAATGTGGTCATGGACGGCTCCGCCTATCGCGTGTCCATGCGCGACTATGCGCGATCGCTCATTCCGCGCTTCGCCGAGGTGCACGTGAAGTGCACGCTGGAGAACGCCATCAGCCGCGAAAGCCGCCGCGAGCAGGGGCTTGTCATGGCCGGGCTGTATCGCAAGGCCCTCGAACGCCAGCAGACCGGGCAGGAGTTCCCCGGACTCGGGCAGGTCATCGGCGTGGACGTGCCCTTCGAGGAAAATCCCCGCGCCGAATTCCTCATCTGCAACGACGATATCCCCAAGCAGGAAACCCGTAGCCGCACCATGGAATTCCTGCGCGACTGGCTGCGCCGCCTCGGCGAAGCCTAG
- a CDS encoding phosphotransferase family protein has product MIRPTLESVERYLREVLGPDVTLTGVGEIGSLDEQGMKDFGYGKPLLINWTKGGAPGQAVLSLMRGDRYGHQGYWDRARVLMFQYDAGGRMERHVRPLGLGYLDGDGQMTPVRNPREFFILNEKIEGRDYFLDLYRIRGGDFRPQDEALAREFGHWLARVHSRRLDDPDLYIRRIRNLVGDCECIFGIVDGYPYPYSEFPPERFIAMEKRLVDWRWKLRRYTHRLAEVHGDFHPWNVLVRDGNPPDFGVLDRSRGEWGDPADDVATMTLNYVLFGLYDVARLDGPFLKLYRALWETYLADTGDTEMLDVIAPFYVFRALVVASPEWYPDHPVEVRRGLFRFIENVLEDERFDWENINRYME; this is encoded by the coding sequence ATGATCCGGCCTACACTCGAATCCGTGGAACGCTACCTGCGCGAGGTGCTCGGTCCCGACGTCACGCTGACCGGCGTGGGCGAGATCGGATCCCTCGACGAGCAGGGCATGAAGGACTTCGGCTACGGCAAGCCGCTCCTGATCAACTGGACCAAGGGCGGCGCACCCGGGCAGGCCGTCCTGTCCCTCATGCGGGGCGACCGCTACGGGCATCAGGGCTACTGGGATAGGGCGCGGGTGCTCATGTTCCAGTACGACGCCGGTGGGCGTATGGAGCGCCATGTGCGGCCGCTCGGCCTCGGCTATCTGGATGGCGACGGCCAGATGACTCCCGTCCGCAATCCTCGCGAATTCTTCATTCTCAACGAGAAGATCGAGGGGCGCGACTATTTCCTCGATCTCTATCGCATCCGTGGGGGCGATTTCCGCCCGCAGGACGAGGCGCTGGCCCGCGAGTTCGGCCACTGGCTGGCCCGCGTCCACTCCCGCCGTCTCGACGATCCCGATCTTTACATCCGCCGCATCCGGAACCTCGTGGGCGACTGCGAGTGCATTTTCGGCATTGTGGACGGCTATCCCTACCCGTACTCCGAATTCCCGCCTGAGCGCTTCATTGCCATGGAGAAGCGTCTGGTGGATTGGCGCTGGAAGCTACGGCGCTACACCCATCGCCTCGCCGAGGTGCATGGCGATTTCCACCCGTGGAACGTGCTCGTGCGCGACGGCAATCCCCCGGACTTCGGCGTGCTTGACCGCAGCCGCGGCGAATGGGGCGACCCCGCCGACGACGTGGCGACCATGACTCTCAACTACGTCCTCTTTGGACTCTACGACGTGGCGCGGCTGGATGGGCCGTTCCTGAAGCTTTACCGCGCCCTGTGGGAAACCTACCTCGCCGACACCGGCGATACGGAGATGCTCGACGTCATCGCGCCGTTCTACGTGTTCCGCGCGCTGGTCGTGGCCTCGCCCGAGTGGTATCCCGATCATCCCGTGGAGGTGCGGCGCGGCCTGTTCCGGTTCATCGAGAACGTGCTGGAGGACGAGCGTTTTGATTGGGAGAACATCAACCGCTACATGGAGTGA
- a CDS encoding carbohydrate kinase family protein, protein MQIYVFGSLAFDRIMTFPGRFSDHILPDKIHILNVCFVGNGLEERFGGTAGNIAYSLSLLGEKPVIVSTAGHRDFGRYGERFAGYGLRLDGVRLVDEALTASCHITTDLADNQITCFNPGAMGYPCGYDFADADPAQDIAIVAPGNHEDTIALPRRFREMGMRYIFDPGQNITALPGEKLLEAITGSWALISNDYELEMILRATDLSLEQLLTRTGSIITTLGDKGSIIREQNRVTEIPAASVTRVADPTGAGDAFRSGLLKGLAMGRELPEAAKIGACCATWCVAQTGTQEHVFTEDEFWEHYRKNFGPTA, encoded by the coding sequence ATGCAAATCTACGTTTTCGGCTCGCTCGCCTTCGATCGCATCATGACCTTCCCCGGCAGGTTTTCGGACCACATTCTGCCCGACAAGATACACATCCTGAACGTCTGTTTCGTTGGCAACGGTCTTGAAGAGCGCTTCGGCGGCACGGCAGGCAACATCGCCTACAGCCTGTCCCTGCTCGGCGAGAAGCCGGTGATCGTCTCCACCGCTGGCCATCGCGACTTCGGACGCTACGGCGAGCGCTTCGCGGGCTATGGCTTGCGCCTTGACGGTGTGCGTCTCGTGGATGAGGCCTTGACCGCCAGTTGCCACATCACCACCGACCTTGCGGACAACCAGATCACCTGCTTCAATCCCGGCGCGATGGGCTATCCCTGCGGTTACGATTTCGCAGACGCAGACCCCGCGCAGGACATCGCCATCGTCGCCCCCGGCAACCACGAGGACACCATCGCCCTGCCGCGCCGCTTCCGTGAGATGGGCATGCGCTACATCTTCGATCCCGGCCAGAACATCACCGCCCTGCCCGGCGAGAAGCTCCTTGAGGCCATCACTGGCTCGTGGGCGCTCATCTCCAACGACTACGAGCTGGAAATGATTCTTCGCGCCACGGACCTGTCCCTCGAACAGTTGCTGACCCGCACCGGCAGCATCATCACCACCCTCGGCGACAAGGGCAGCATCATCCGCGAACAGAACCGCGTTACGGAGATTCCCGCCGCCAGCGTGACCCGCGTGGCTGATCCCACCGGTGCGGGCGACGCCTTCCGTTCCGGTCTGCTCAAGGGCCTGGCCATGGGCCGGGAGCTGCCGGAGGCCGCGAAGATCGGCGCATGCTGCGCCACGTGGTGCGTGGCCCAGACGGGCACGCAGGAACATGTCTTTACAGAAGATGAGTTCTGGGAGCACTATAGGAAGAATTTCGGGCCGACGGCGTAA
- the cutA gene encoding divalent-cation tolerance protein CutA — translation MDAILVYITASNAEEAERIGRMLVSRRLAACVNIGQGIRSLYWWDGAVQSDSETAFIAKTVRGRFAELAQAVREVHSYETPCIVALPVVDGDPDFLDWLRDNARPG, via the coding sequence ATGGACGCGATTCTTGTCTACATCACTGCTTCGAACGCGGAGGAAGCCGAACGCATCGGTCGAATGCTCGTTTCACGACGGCTGGCCGCCTGCGTGAACATCGGACAGGGTATCCGTTCCCTGTACTGGTGGGACGGGGCCGTGCAGTCGGACAGCGAAACCGCGTTCATCGCCAAGACGGTCCGCGGGCGTTTCGCGGAACTGGCGCAGGCGGTGCGCGAGGTGCATTCCTACGAGACGCCGTGCATCGTGGCGCTACCCGTCGTTGACGGCGACCCCGACTTTCTGGACTGGCTGCGCGACAACGCCAGACCCGGCTGA
- the upp gene encoding uracil phosphoribosyltransferase, producing the protein MAVHVVDHPLVRHKLGLLRQANLSTKDFRALSNEVARLLTYEATKDLLTEKVTINGWAGPVEVDNIMGKTLTVVPILRAGIGMLDGVLDMIPGAKVSVVGLFRNEETLEPVQYYVKLANKIEERMALILDPMLATGGTLLATVDLLKEAGCKNIRGIFLVAAPEGLRKLEERHPDVEVYTASVDTCLNDDGYILPGLGDAGDKIFGTK; encoded by the coding sequence ATGGCAGTTCATGTTGTGGACCACCCGCTGGTCCGGCATAAGCTGGGTCTGCTGCGACAGGCCAACCTGAGCACGAAGGACTTTCGCGCCCTTTCCAACGAAGTTGCCCGCCTTCTGACCTACGAGGCAACCAAGGACCTGCTGACCGAAAAGGTCACCATCAACGGATGGGCTGGTCCCGTCGAAGTCGACAACATCATGGGCAAGACGCTCACCGTTGTGCCCATTCTGCGCGCAGGCATCGGAATGCTCGATGGTGTCCTCGACATGATCCCCGGAGCGAAGGTCAGCGTCGTCGGCCTGTTCCGCAACGAGGAAACGCTGGAGCCCGTGCAGTACTACGTGAAGCTCGCCAACAAGATCGAAGAGCGCATGGCCCTCATCCTCGATCCCATGCTCGCCACCGGCGGCACCCTGCTCGCCACCGTCGATCTGCTGAAGGAAGCGGGCTGCAAGAACATCCGTGGCATCTTCCTCGTCGCCGCCCCCGAGGGTCTGCGCAAGCTGGAAGAGCGTCACCCCGACGTCGAGGTCTACACCGCGAGCGTCGATACGTGCCTGAACGACGACGGCTACATCCTGCCCGGACTGGGCGACGCCGGAGACAAGATCTTCGGCACGAAGTAG
- a CDS encoding uracil-xanthine permease family protein has protein sequence MAETDYRFRLRDSLIGAQMLFVAFGALVLVPLLTGLDPNVALFTAGAGTLLFQVVTKRKVPIFLASSFAFIAPIIYGVQTWGIPATMSGLAAAGLFYVLLSALIKLRGTEILHRVLPPIVTGPVIMVIGLLLARTAVFMAVGKSGDGSIDLFPRDTALIISMISLAVTIGVSLLGRGVLKLIPILCGITVGYTLSLCYGIVDFTRVHEAAWLAMPNFVFPEFNWEAILFIVPVAIAPAIEHFGDVLAISSVTGKDYLKDPGVHRTMLGDGLATSLASFLGGPPNTTYSEVTGAVALTRAFNPAIMTWAAITAIVLAFVGKLGALLLSIPTPVMGGIMVLLFGAISVVGMNTLVRAREDLMEPRNMAIVAVILVFGIGGMSFGIAKITLTGIGLSGVIGVVLNLILPKTAKH, from the coding sequence ATGGCCGAAACGGATTACAGGTTCCGGTTGAGGGACAGCCTTATCGGCGCGCAGATGCTCTTCGTGGCATTCGGTGCGCTCGTGCTGGTCCCCCTGCTGACCGGTTTGGACCCCAACGTGGCGCTGTTCACCGCTGGTGCCGGCACCCTGCTTTTCCAGGTGGTCACCAAGCGCAAGGTACCCATTTTCCTTGCCTCCTCCTTTGCCTTCATCGCGCCCATCATCTACGGCGTGCAGACCTGGGGCATTCCCGCCACCATGAGCGGACTGGCCGCGGCTGGCCTGTTCTACGTGCTGCTCTCGGCCCTCATCAAACTTCGGGGCACCGAGATTCTGCACCGCGTCCTGCCGCCCATCGTGACCGGACCGGTCATCATGGTCATCGGCCTGCTGCTGGCCCGCACCGCCGTGTTCATGGCCGTTGGCAAGAGCGGCGACGGCTCCATCGACCTGTTCCCGCGCGACACCGCACTGATCATTTCCATGATCTCCCTCGCGGTGACCATCGGCGTGTCGCTGCTCGGACGGGGTGTGCTCAAGCTCATCCCCATCCTGTGCGGCATCACCGTGGGCTACACCCTGAGTCTGTGCTACGGCATCGTGGACTTCACCCGTGTGCACGAGGCGGCATGGCTCGCCATGCCCAACTTCGTGTTCCCCGAGTTCAACTGGGAAGCCATTCTGTTCATCGTGCCCGTGGCCATCGCGCCCGCCATCGAACACTTCGGCGACGTGCTTGCCATCAGCTCCGTGACCGGCAAGGACTACCTGAAGGACCCCGGCGTGCATCGGACCATGCTCGGTGACGGTCTGGCCACTTCGCTGGCCTCCTTCCTCGGCGGCCCGCCGAACACCACCTACTCCGAGGTCACCGGTGCGGTGGCGCTGACCCGCGCCTTCAACCCCGCCATCATGACCTGGGCGGCCATCACGGCCATCGTGCTCGCCTTCGTGGGCAAGCTCGGTGCGCTGCTGCTCTCCATCCCCACTCCGGTGATGGGCGGCATCATGGTCCTCTTGTTCGGCGCCATCTCCGTGGTGGGCATGAACACGCTGGTTCGCGCCCGCGAGGATCTCATGGAGCCTCGCAACATGGCCATCGTCGCGGTCATCCTCGTCTTCGGCATCGGCGGCATGAGCTTCGGCATCGCCAAGATCACCCTCACCGGCATCGGCCTGTCCGGCGTGATCGGCGTGGTCCTGAACCTCATCCTGCCGAAGACCGCAAAGCACTAG